DNA from Verrucomicrobiia bacterium:
TTCTGGAAAGCGAGATCGCGACGAATGGCGCTAGCGGTCCCGCTTTTGAGGGGGACTTTGCCAAGCGCTACCGGGAGGCAGTCGATTCGCTGCCATGGGATGTGGTGCAGGACTGGGCCAAGTCGGCTCGGGGCGATGCTCAGCTGTCGTCGAAGGCCCGCATTGTGGGTTCTGTGAAAACGAACATCGATCCTGCAGTCGAGAAATCCGGTGTGGTGGATAACCAGCAAGCTTGGGCAGTGATCCGCGACCGAGCGGCGCTGCAGTTCGAACTGCCGTTGAAAAATATACGGGCGGATGTGTTGAGCGGTTACATCGGCACCCATAACGTGACGAAGCCGGACATTTGGACCGCGAGAGAAGTCACGCTCAACGCGAAAGAGAACCTGACGCCGGTTTTGGTCGGAATCTGGGACTCAGGCGTCGACGTCTCGATATTCGGTGACCAGGTATTCACCGACCCTCACCCTACCGCCAGCGGGACGCACGGATTGGCGTACGCGGAAGATGGTAGCCCGTCGACCTCGTGGCTTCAGCCTCTTACCCCCGCGCAGCAACTGCAATACCCTGACGCTCGCGCCCAACTCAAGGGCCTTGGCGACCTGAGTAATGCTATCGATTCACCGGAAGCGGGCGCGCTGCGGCTGAAGTTCAGCACTTTGAGCTCGGATCAAATCAATGAGCTATCCAATCTGTATAAGGCTCTTGAACCCTATATTCACGGGACGCATGTTGCCGGAATTGCGATACGAGGAAATCCGGCGGCCCGCCTGGTGGTGGCGCGGTTTGACGATCAACTGCCCGATTTTACGTTCCAGCCGACGACGGAATGGGCGCACAAAATGGCGTCGAACTTCGAGCAGATATCGGATTACTTTCGCACCCGCAACGTTCGCGTAGTCAACATGAGCTTTGGCGACGATGCTTCGGAGTTTGAAGCGTGGCTTTCGAACACAGGCGCTGGAGCGGACCCGGCGGAACGCAAGCAGCGCGCGCTTGAGCTCTTCGATATCTGGCATGACGCGGTTGAGACGGCGATCAAGAACGCTCCTAATATTCTTTTTATTTGTGCCGGAGGTAATAGCGACAGCAACGCGGAATTCGAAAAGGACGTGCCGTCCTCATTGCACTTGCCCAATCTCATCGCGGTTGGAGCCGTGAACCAGGCGGGCGATGAGACTTCGTTCACCAGCTACGGCGATACGGTCGTTGTGGACGCCGATGGCTACAACGTTGAGAGTTATGTGCCGGGAGGCAGCAAACTCCAACTCTCAGGCACGTCGATGGCATCGCCGAATGTCACCAATCTGGCGGCTAAGCTGTTCGCGCTGCAACCGTCATTGACGCCCGCGCAAGTCATTGAACTGATCAAACGCGGCTCTACCACCAGCAAGGATGGGCGTCGACACCTGATTGACGAAAAGCGCTCGGTTGCGCTGCTACGGGAAGGGAAGTACCGTCAAGCACAAAGGCCACAAGAGCACGCAAAGGCCACAAAAGCACACGAAGAAAAACCTTGATACTTAATCTTTCGTGATACCTGGTGTCCTTGGTGGTTCTCCGGTTCTGGCTTTATTGTCCGAGTTGATCGATCTTCGCCGCCAGTATGAAGGGGATCAGATTGCTGTGGCCGAAGGGGACCCGGCCTGGGCAAACTCTACAAGCGCGTGTAAATCGTCGCGCACGGGATCCTCCTAAGTAACTCCTAAAACCTCCTCCCAACCACTAGCAGAATCGTGCGAGAACAGCAACATCATTGTGAGAATAATGAACTAGTGGAATTGTC
Protein-coding regions in this window:
- a CDS encoding S8 family serine peptidase, which gives rise to MVKRSQLFCALALILLFVPFVPGQANKKIQVKDHSDLPRFTYPLPGPASVLLQADAATFNAFAVKVRTDLEAILRDYEIEDKATLRSLLSAKLDLQHLAGENAAALETVKALRALEEKPSPRLTTGLYMQCVLESEIATNGASGPAFEGDFAKRYREAVDSLPWDVVQDWAKSARGDAQLSSKARIVGSVKTNIDPAVEKSGVVDNQQAWAVIRDRAALQFELPLKNIRADVLSGYIGTHNVTKPDIWTAREVTLNAKENLTPVLVGIWDSGVDVSIFGDQVFTDPHPTASGTHGLAYAEDGSPSTSWLQPLTPAQQLQYPDARAQLKGLGDLSNAIDSPEAGALRLKFSTLSSDQINELSNLYKALEPYIHGTHVAGIAIRGNPAARLVVARFDDQLPDFTFQPTTEWAHKMASNFEQISDYFRTRNVRVVNMSFGDDASEFEAWLSNTGAGADPAERKQRALELFDIWHDAVETAIKNAPNILFICAGGNSDSNAEFEKDVPSSLHLPNLIAVGAVNQAGDETSFTSYGDTVVVDADGYNVESYVPGGSKLQLSGTSMASPNVTNLAAKLFALQPSLTPAQVIELIKRGSTTSKDGRRHLIDEKRSVALLREGKYRQAQRPQEHAKATKAHEEKP